GCCGGCCAGTGCGAAGAACAGCGCCAGGCCGTTTATGACCTGGGCCGGGTGAGTCAGGAACAACGACCAGAGAGCCTGCAGCGACATCGTCCAACCTCTGCTTCAGGAGGGTGCGGGGCATGCCGCACGCCGTCGAAAGAGCGCACCGGACAGCGCCCGGCAGTCAAAATACGGTCGCGAAGTCTACCGGAGCAGCCCTGCTGCTGCCGGGCATTCCGACGAATGCCAGGGGACGTTCATCGCCCGGTCACAGGCCTCTGCCAGGCTGCCCGCTTCGCTACAGGAGGCCAGTACATGCTGCACGCCCAGCTCCAGGATCAGCTCTATTGCATCACCCACGACGAGGAACAGCGCGCGCTGATCGATGCCTTCGCCGTCAACGTGCAGGATCGCCAGTGGCTGATCTATTGCGCCCTGGGTGGCCATGAACACCCGGAGTACCCGGACAGCGATCCACACACCGGCGTCAGCCTGCCCGAGCTGTACCAGCAGGCGGCCTGAGCCGGCAGATCAGTGTCTGGCCCCCTCCTACAGCTGAGCGACAGGCAAGAAAAAGCCCGGCCATGGGCCGGGCTCGGGGTAACGCGAAAACGCCTTACTGGCCGCTGAGCAGCTGGCCGATGGTCGGATCCTTGAATACTCGGGTCAGGGCATCACCCAGCACATCACCAACCAGCTTGGTGTTGGTTTCCTGGTTCGGCGCCATGCCGAAGCGCTGGTTCAGCGAGGCGCCATAGCGGCCGCTGTAACGGCGGTTGCTGTTCTGCACATCGGCGCGGAAGCTGGCGCTGATGTCAGCCTCGGTAACGTAGCTGCCATCCTTGGGCGACTGGTACTTGAGGTCGGCCAGGGTCAGGGTCAGCTGCGGCGCGTTGTAGGCATTCTGCGTCGGGGTGAAGCCGAGCAGGCGCACGGCTGCCTCGGCCTCGGTCTGCAGGCGCGGCAGAATGTCCTGGCCCTGTACGCTGATCGCACTGGTTTCCGGGTAGAGACCGCCACGGGTGCCGAGTACCGGCGACTGGCGCCCGTCGACCACGCGCACCACCACCGGCTGGCCCTGGCCGACAGCGGCCAGTTGCACGGTGATCCGGGGTTGCGGCCGCAGTTGCTGCGGGCTGTGGGCACAACCGACCAGGCTCAGGCCGAGCACGGCGATCAGACCGAACAGCGCACGATTTTTCATGCTTGATCTCTCCAGAAAAAGGATGGGGTAACAAAGATGGGCGGCAGTATAACCAGCGCCTGCCTGCACTGGCACTCGCTTTTCTGACCTGCCGCCAGGCCTGCGGTTCCGCTGTCACCAGCCTGTCACCGGGGCGTGCGATAACAGCCTGGCCACCACAGAGGAATGCCAGATGATCCGCCTGTTCAAGCTGTTTGCCCCGACTCCCCGTATGCGCTGCTATGCCCTGCTCGACAGCTTCGGCATCTGCCGCGCCCTGCGTCAGTGCAGCAACCTGCCCAGCCAGGCCGGCTGGGTCGAAGTCGAGAGCCTGCAGCTGGCCTGGATCGGCCAGCCGCTGCCGCTGGCGGTGATACTGCATGCACCGCGCCCGGCGATTCACCCGCGGTCACTCCTCGCTGCCTGAGATGCAGCCATAAAAAAACCGTCCCGAGGGGCGGTTTTTTTATGCAACGTCCGAATGATCAGGCGTTGAGCTGCAGAGCGGCACTGCTCTGCGCGCTGACCTGGCGATACAGCTCGGCATCTTCTTCCAGCACCTTCTCGCGGGCCGGGAAGATCTCCTTCAGCTTGCTCGCCCAGCCTGCGCTGGCGGCCTGTTCGGCGAAGCAGCGCTCGATCAGGTTGAGCATGATCGACACGGTCACCGAAGCGCCCGGCGAGGCGCCCAGCAGGGCGGCGATAGTGCCGTCCTCGGCCGATACCAGTTCGGTACCGAACTGCAGGATGCCGCCTTTCTTGGCGTCCTTCTTGATGATCTGCACGCGCTGACCGGCCACTTCCAGGCTCCAGTCCTCGGACTTGACCTCCGGGTAGAACTTGCGCAGGGCTTCCAGACGCTGATCCTGGGACTGCAGCACTTCCTTGACCAGGTAGCGGGTCAGGTCGAAGTTGTCGCGGGCCACGGCCAGCATCGGGCCGATGTTGCTCGGACGCACCGACAGCGGCAGGTCGAGGAACGAGCCGTACTTGAGGAACTTGGTGGTGAAGCCGGCGTAGGGGCCGAACAGCAGCGAGGTCTTGCCGTCGACCACGCGGGTGTCGAGGTGCGGTACCGACATGGGCGGTGCGCCCACTTCGGCCTGGCTGTAGACCTTGGCCTGGTGCAGCTTGACCACTTCCGGGTTGTCGCAACGCAGCCACTGGCCGCTCACCGGGAAGCCGCCGAAGCCCTTGCCTTCCGGAATGCCGGACATCTGCAGCAGCGGCAGCGCGCCGCCACCGGCGCCGAGGAACACGAACTTGGCCGAGACTTCGCGCTGGGCGCCGGTCTTGCTGTTCTTGATCTCGACGCTCCAGCCCTGGCCGCTGCGCTTGAGGCCG
The window above is part of the Pseudomonas alcaligenes genome. Proteins encoded here:
- a CDS encoding YajG family lipoprotein, translating into MKNRALFGLIAVLGLSLVGCAHSPQQLRPQPRITVQLAAVGQGQPVVVRVVDGRQSPVLGTRGGLYPETSAISVQGQDILPRLQTEAEAAVRLLGFTPTQNAYNAPQLTLTLADLKYQSPKDGSYVTEADISASFRADVQNSNRRYSGRYGASLNQRFGMAPNQETNTKLVGDVLGDALTRVFKDPTIGQLLSGQ
- the mqo gene encoding malate dehydrogenase (quinone), coding for MTQVNHETVDVLLVGAGIMSATLAVLLKELDPGLKLEIAELRSSGAIESSNPWNNAGTGHAGLCELNYTPQAADGSVDIKKAVQINTQFEVSKQFWSYLCGKGNFGSPRNFINPVPHLSFVRGEKDVGFLKTRHAALSQHHAFESMEYTEDKAAMTEWMPLMMKGRDANERIAATRALNGTDVNFGALTNQLLQYLAGQDGVSVSYNQKVTGLKRSGQGWSVEIKNSKTGAQREVSAKFVFLGAGGGALPLLQMSGIPEGKGFGGFPVSGQWLRCDNPEVVKLHQAKVYSQAEVGAPPMSVPHLDTRVVDGKTSLLFGPYAGFTTKFLKYGSFLDLPLSVRPSNIGPMLAVARDNFDLTRYLVKEVLQSQDQRLEALRKFYPEVKSEDWSLEVAGQRVQIIKKDAKKGGILQFGTELVSAEDGTIAALLGASPGASVTVSIMLNLIERCFAEQAASAGWASKLKEIFPAREKVLEEDAELYRQVSAQSSAALQLNA